Genomic window (Candidatus Fokinia cryptica):
GGAGCATGCCTATTGTGTTTGCTATATGTGCTGAAAAATTCTTGCATATAGCACCATGTGCATTATGTTTGAAAGTGCGAAAAATATATTATTTTGGAGCAAGTGTAGGAATTTTTAGTGTTATTCTTGAAAATAAAATTAAGAAGTGGAAAGTTCTCTATAAGCTAGTACATTTTATTCCAGTAGTAGTCGCCGCTTCGGTAGTAGCGGTGAGTTTTGTGCATTTTACAATAGAAAATGATATACAAAGCTTTCAATTCCTAACAAAATACCAACTCTTTCAATGTTCTTTAGATGCGGGATATGAGTTTCAAAGTGAAAAAGAATGGATGGAATTCATACAAGGACGACATTTTATAAGTTGTGCCAAAAAGAATATGATTCTTGGTATATCATTTGTTACCTTAAGTTTTGCATATTCAATACTTCTTATTTCATATAGTATTACTAGAATGCTAGTTAGATGGTACAAATAGAATGCAGGAGGATATCGGATTTGTACTAGGTATTTCTAGTATTGGTGAGCATTCTCTTTTGTTGGATGTTTTTTTTAGAAAAAATGGACGTGTGGTAGGAATATCTGATTCCGTTACCGTTGCTTTTTATAGAGCTATGAAAGGCTCTCTTATAGAAATTAAACTTTATAGTACTTTATCGAGTAATAGTAAACTAAGTAAATTCTACATTCAAAATTCAAAGTCTATTTTTGGGTTAAGTCACTATTCTTGCTGCTTTCAAGTAGTTCTTGAAATGCTAGATGTAGTACTAGTACAGAAGATGGAAGCTGTGTTATTATGGGCATGTATTCAATGGATATACAGGTGTATAAATGACGATACTATTACTTTTGATAATATGATAAAACTCCACATAATATTTGAAATTGAGTTAATGAATTTTCTAGGAGAAATGGATATATTCAACTTTATAAGCGAACGGTTAGTACGAGAATATCAAAGTGCTTCATCCTACAATTATGAGTTATTAAATTCGCACAGTATATATTCTACTGCTCTTTCTAAGGAAGATTATGTTGCCGTTACATCATTTACAGATACAGCTCTTCAAAGGTATGATAAAAGTGTTAAAAATATCAGAAAAAGCCTTATTCTTATGAAAGAGTCTGTCAAAAAATTGATTGATACTTGATGGATTTTATAATACCATTTCTGTGGAAATACTAGTCTAGCTTTTAATAAATGATATCACAGATTCAGAAATTTTTTAGAGAAGTAAATAATGAACGCTTCAAAGTTAATTGGCCAAGTCCAAAAGATTCCTTTTTTGCACTTCTTGGGATCTTTGCTTTTGCATTAATGATGGGGTTATTTCTATTAGTTCTCGATTTCGTATCGTATAGTGCAATAAAAGCATTCCTAAATGTTTAATTTTAGAGGAGTATGAGTGAAAATAGTATGTGGTATGTAGTATATGTAATACCAGGAAAAGAGCAGTACTTTATAGATGCTCTCCAGAAGAAGAAGGAGAAAGCAGCGTCGTTCTATGTGCTAGATATTGTTTCACCTATTGAAAAAGTTTCGGTATCGAAGAACAATAGGAAAAAGGAAATAGTAAAAAGAGCTCTTCCCGGATATGTTTTTCTTAAGATACATAAGATATCTGATGAATTAATAAAATTCCTTAGAGATACTAATCATGTTGCGGGTTTTTTAGGAGGTTCTTCTCCATCTCCAATTACTGAAGAAGAAGTTCAAGCAATGTTGAGTTCTGTCAAAAGCAAGCGTGAGATGCTTGATGCGATACCAGAGTTTTGTATTGGTGATAGTGTTAGTATTGTAGAAGGTGCTTTTGAGGGTTTTTTAGGTATAATACAATCCGTAGATAAAGAAAAATCTACTCTTGGAGTAACATTATCAATATTTGGCAGGGAAAATCTAGTGTCTGTTGGTTTTATGCAAGCCAAGAAGAGATGAGTTGCATTGTAATACGTAAAAGTTACTTATAAAGGGGAGGGATCTTATTTTGATGGATAGAAGATACGCATAGCAGTTTTTTTAAATAATTGTTTTTGGAGAGCTTTTGTGGACAAGCAATATTAATAAAGCCAAAGCGAGATAAAGTACTATTTTATAGCTGCTGACTTCTTACTATGAAAAAGCGTTCCTCTCGATAGTTAGCTTAAATTTTCCTAAAATACTAATAACACCTATCAGAAAATTAATGTTGTAATGATGAATTGTTACTTTTTTGATTATACTTCAGCTGGATGAGTAGTGTTATTTTTTCAAAACTTAATTATTGTATTTTATGTATTACTATTTGTATATTTGCCGTATTTATATCACCATTAAGAGATAGTATATCAATTTCAAATTTACTATTTGTAATACTAGAAGTAATTGAGGAAATTTCTATC
Coding sequences:
- a CDS encoding disulfide bond formation protein B, producing the protein MRASIIRNAFICHIYSILNSRLIFILAWSMPIVFAICAEKFLHIAPCALCLKVRKIYYFGASVGIFSVILENKIKKWKVLYKLVHFIPVVVAASVVAVSFVHFTIENDIQSFQFLTKYQLFQCSLDAGYEFQSEKEWMEFIQGRHFISCAKKNMILGISFVTLSFAYSILLISYSITRMLVRWYK
- the secE gene encoding preprotein translocase subunit SecE, which produces MISQIQKFFREVNNERFKVNWPSPKDSFFALLGIFAFALMMGLFLLVLDFVSYSAIKAFLNV
- a CDS encoding transcription termination/antitermination protein NusG, giving the protein MSENSMWYVVYVIPGKEQYFIDALQKKKEKAASFYVLDIVSPIEKVSVSKNNRKKEIVKRALPGYVFLKIHKISDELIKFLRDTNHVAGFLGGSSPSPITEEEVQAMLSSVKSKREMLDAIPEFCIGDSVSIVEGAFEGFLGIIQSVDKEKSTLGVTLSIFGRENLVSVGFMQAKKR